From the genome of Terriglobales bacterium:
CAATAATCACGAGCGTCAGCCGAACACTTTCCGCAAGACCGCCAAAGACAAAGCGGTGATCGCTCCCACCGTCGAATACGGCCAGGGCGTGGGCGGTGGGACAGTCCATTTCACCGCTAATTACTGGCGCTTTCACGAAATTGATTTTATGGAACGCAGCCGCTGGGGGCCGATTGCGGGCACCGGTTTTTCTGACTGGCCCATAACCTACGCTGAGCTTGAACCGTATTACAGCAAAGCTGAGTGGGACATCGGCGTCTCAGGCCTTGCGGGTGCCAACCCCTTCGATGCCCCTCGGTCCAAGCCCTATCCGTTGCCGCCACTGCCCATCAAATCCTCGGGTGCGTTGCTGGAACGTGGGGCGCGCAAGCTGGGCTGGCACCCTTATCCGGCGCCCATGGCAATTCTCTCGCAGCCCTATCAGGGCAGGTCGCAATGCGGTCACTGCGGCTACTGCGAGTTGATGGGCTGCGAATTCGGAGCCAAATCGAGCACGCTGGCCAGCGTTATTCCAGTTGCGGAGAAAACAGGCCGCTGCGAAATTCGTCCTCACAGTTATGTGCGGAAAATTTCAACTGACCGTCGCGGGCGTGTGGACGGCGTGATTTATTTCGATGGTCAAAAACAAGAGATCTTTCAAAAAGCGAAAGCGGTAGTGTTGTGCGCCAACGGAGCAGAGACTCCGCGCCTGCTGCTGCTCTCAAAATCCAACCTGTTTCCCGACGGTCTCGCTAACTCCAGTGGGCTGGTCGGCAAATATTTGATGTTTGATTGTGGTCAGGCCGCCGAAGGTACCTTCGAACATCCGCTCAACGAGTACAAGAGCGTGGTCGTAACCCGTGTAGTGCAGGATTTTTATGACGCAGAC
Proteins encoded in this window:
- a CDS encoding GMC family oxidoreductase, yielding MTKFEVGTPVDFVIIGAGAAGGVVAKELSVAGFQVVVLEQGPYFRRKDFQHDELKTRNNWQQPYIGQEVLTNNHERQPNTFRKTAKDKAVIAPTVEYGQGVGGGTVHFTANYWRFHEIDFMERSRWGPIAGTGFSDWPITYAELEPYYSKAEWDIGVSGLAGANPFDAPRSKPYPLPPLPIKSSGALLERGARKLGWHPYPAPMAILSQPYQGRSQCGHCGYCELMGCEFGAKSSTLASVIPVAEKTGRCEIRPHSYVRKISTDRRGRVDGVIYFDGQKQEIFQKAKAVVLCANGAETPRLLLLSKSNLFPDGLANSSGLVGKYLMFDCGQAAEGTFEHPLNEYKSVVVTRVVQDFYDADPKRGFYGGGGLDARFDAYPIGFALYGLPPDVPRWGSEFKKALKENYTRSMMILCHLTTLPMESNTITLDPGMKDAWGLPAMRVTYKNHPDDLKNMAFFRERALELLDAAGAKKKWADTPDDITTSVHLMGTCRMGNDPQQSVVDKYHRAHDIPNLFIVDGSSFVSAGRNQPTCTIQALAYRAAEHIGRMAKNGRI